From Rhineura floridana isolate rRhiFlo1 chromosome 5, rRhiFlo1.hap2, whole genome shotgun sequence, a single genomic window includes:
- the LOC133386126 gene encoding mid1-interacting protein 1-like: MEGYVSAVRKMEQTVMFPSLLLGVSLEDQEDGTFEANSSNRDSSERDLYDYYTLLKVIKWKAEGGLAPLVGQTPSIKEEESKEKADLEGLFHYHVTGLYHVLTQLTRRANTVTSKYNEIMGQINQNEISLRW; the protein is encoded by the coding sequence ATGGAAGGATATGTCTCTGCCGTCCGCAAGATGGAGCAAACGGTGATGTTTCCTAGCCTTCTCCTGGGAGTCTCCCTAGAAGACCAGGAGGATGGCACATTTGAGGCCAACTCTAGCAACAGAGACTCTAGTGAGAGAGACTTGTATGACTATTACACCCTCCTAAAAGTCATCAAGTGGAAGGCGGAGGGCGGCTTGGCTCCTCTCGTTGGCCAGACTCCCAGCATCAAAGAAGAGGAAAGCAAGGAGAAGGCTGATCTTGAAGGACTCTTTCATTACCACGTAACCGGTTTGTACCACGTCCTCACCCAGCTAACAAGGAGAGCCAACACTGTGACTTCAAAATACAATGAAATTATGGGGCAGATCAACCAGAATGAAATTTCTCTCCGCTGGTGA